The following are encoded in a window of Gossypium raimondii isolate GPD5lz chromosome 13, ASM2569854v1, whole genome shotgun sequence genomic DNA:
- the LOC105781484 gene encoding uncharacterized protein LOC105781484 codes for MVWLQSGKTLEPKEVDIEDGLANKEKVQLQGETPTPQKLNVENSDEFKKFLDVLKKLLINIPLVEALEQMPNYVKLMKAILSKKRRLGEFEVVALTKNCNAFLQNKLPLRKKDPGCFTILYNNGESYCDKALCDLGASINLMSMSVFRKLGIGEVR; via the exons ATGG TCTGGTTACAAAGTGGAAAGACCTTGGAACCTAAGGAAGTTGATATTGAAGATGGCCTCGCTAACAAAGAGAAAGTTCAATTGCAAGGTGAAACTCCCACTCCACAAAAGCTGAATGTTGAAAACTCTGATGAG ttcaagaagttcctagatGTTCTCAAGAAGCTTCTTATCAATATCCCATTGGTAGAAGCCCTAGAACAAATGCCAAACTATGTCAAGCTCATGAAGGCTATTTTGTCCAAGAAGAGGAGACTTGGAGAATTCGAGGTTGTAGCATTGACGAAGAACTGCAATGCATTCTTACAGAATAAGTTACCCTTGAGGAAGAAAGATCCAGGGTGCTTTACCATTCTCTACAATAACGGAGAATCTTATTGCGATAAAGCCCTATGTGATCTAGGAGCGAGCATAAACTTGATGTCCATGTCTGTGTTCAGAAAGTTGGGTATAGGTGAAGTGAGATAA